The Synergistes jonesii sequence TCGTATCCGTCGGGGATAAAGGCCGGATCGTAGCCGAAACCGGACTCTCCCGCCGGGCTTTCGGCGATTCTTCCGGCGCAGTGTTCCGTCACGGCGAGAGTCCCCCTTCCGTCTGGGAAGACGACGGCTATCGAGCAGACGAAGCGCGCGGCGCGATTCTTTTCTCCCCTCATGGCGTCGAGCAGCCACTCCGTGCGCGCGGAGTCTTCGCCGGCGACGACGCGCGCCGACCGTACCCCCGGCGCCCCGCCGAGCGCTTCGACCTCCAGGCCACTGTCGTCGGCGAGCGCGGGAAGCCCGGCCGACTCCGCCCAAGCGCGCGCTTTGAGCAGCGCGTTTTCCTCGTAGCTCGCGCCCGTCTCTTCGACGTTGAGAGGAGAGGGGAAATCTCCGCCGAAAAGGAGCTCCACGCCGATCGGCGCGAGCTGCTCCTTCATTTCGCGGAATTTCCCCCTGTTCGAACTCGCAAGGATCATACGCATCTGTCGAAGAGTTCCCTTTCTCCTTCGCTGAGTTCGAGGACGTCGCGCTGCATCCGCTGGATTTCTGCGATGCCGTTCCAGCCGGCCGCGATTATCTCGGCGAGCTCGGCGCGCGAGAAGGAGCCGCCTTCGCCGGTGCCCTGCAGCTCAATGAAGTCTCCGGCGCCCGTCATCACGAGATTCGCGTCAACTTCGGCGGCGGCGTCCTCTTCGTAGCATAGGTCGAGCATGATGCGCCCGCCGACCTTGCCGACACTCACCGCTGCGATTTGCTTTTTAAGAGGTATCTCCGTTATCTTTTCCGTCTCGCGCATGAAGCGCAGCGCGTCGAAGAGCGCGATGAAGCCCGCCGAAATCGACGCAGTGCGCGTGCCGCCGTCGGCCTGCAGCACGTCGCAGTCTATAGTGACCGTCCTC is a genomic window containing:
- the rdgB gene encoding RdgB/HAM1 family non-canonical purine NTP pyrophosphatase, which codes for MRMILASSNRGKFREMKEQLAPIGVELLFGGDFPSPLNVEETGASYEENALLKARAWAESAGLPALADDSGLEVEALGGAPGVRSARVVAGEDSARTEWLLDAMRGEKNRAARFVCSIAVVFPDGRGTLAVTEHCAGRIAESPAGESGFGYDPAFIPDGYDKTFAQLGEKIKNTISHRAKAVKTIAEMLLPVVQLSAERNA
- the rph gene encoding ribonuclease PH, giving the protein MEEIRRADGRGLRELREISFERGVNRYAEGSALVRWGDTHVLCTASLEEKVPPFMRGDGAGWITAEYAMLPRATAQRSPRDAAKGRVNGRASEIQRLIGRSLRAAVELSQLGERTVTIDCDVLQADGGTRTASISAGFIALFDALRFMRETEKITEIPLKKQIAAVSVGKVGGRIMLDLCYEEDAAAEVDANLVMTGAGDFIELQGTGEGGSFSRAELAEIIAAGWNGIAEIQRMQRDVLELSEGERELFDRCV